A genomic stretch from Campylobacter lari subsp. concheus includes:
- a CDS encoding cytolethal distending toxin subunit A yields MRKICVLLFVVLGFLKAEVGLDELEDFTPMFAIRSLETGISLSPFRDTSKKLQEQNWFLKEIILSDELKQKDRYATQRPFGYVQFINPRGDDVCLAVLDEKTFGTKSCKQDLQDKQLQTVFSVMPTTSAAVQIRSLTRGGVKCMSTFYDAHIPIEKRFGLEDCTVNPSVPIELKELFFFAPAIVEATPVY; encoded by the coding sequence ATGAGAAAAATTTGTGTTTTATTGTTTGTTGTTTTGGGTTTTTTAAAAGCTGAAGTTGGTTTAGATGAGTTAGAAGATTTTACACCTATGTTTGCTATAAGATCTTTAGAAACAGGAATTTCGCTAAGTCCTTTTAGGGATACTTCTAAAAAACTTCAAGAGCAAAATTGGTTTTTAAAAGAAATAATACTTAGTGATGAATTAAAACAAAAAGATAGGTATGCTACACAGCGTCCTTTTGGCTATGTGCAGTTTATAAACCCTAGGGGTGATGATGTGTGCTTAGCTGTTTTGGATGAAAAAACTTTTGGAACAAAATCTTGCAAACAAGATTTACAAGATAAACAACTACAAACGGTTTTTTCTGTTATGCCTACTACGAGTGCTGCCGTACAAATTCGTTCTTTAACACGAGGCGGGGTAAAATGTATGAGTACTTTTTATGATGCACATATACCTATAGAAAAACGTTTTGGTTTGGAAGATTGCACTGTAAATCCTTCTGTGCCGATAGAGTTAAAAGAATTATTTTTCTTTGCTCCTGCTATCGTTGAGGCAACTCCAGTTTATTAA